In one window of Erwinia tasmaniensis Et1/99 DNA:
- the rsxC gene encoding electron transport complex subunit RsxC, which yields MLNLLNLFKKDRLWDFDGGIHPPEMKTQSNGTPLRHLPLPAQFVLPLKQHIGHEGEIGVRPGDQVLRGQPLTFGTGRMLPVHAPTSGTVSKIAPHMTAHPSALAEMCLFILPDGEDRWCEKRPLEDYRSVERSELVARVHQAGVAGLGGAGFPTASKLKGGLHGVNTLIINAAECEPYITADDRLMQDHAAEVLEGSRILAWILQAERVLIGIEDNKPEAIAALKKALGSATDLHIRVIPTKYPSGGAKQLTKILTGKEVPHGGRSTDIGVLMQNVGTAFAVKRAIIDGEPLTERVVTLTGESVAQPGNVWARLGTPISHLLQHAGFIPGAEQMVVMGGPLMGFTLPTLDVPVVKITNCILAPAASEMGQNEAEQGCIRCSACADACPAALLPQQLYWYSRGGDHDKARAHNIADCIECGACAYVCPSNIPLVQYYRQEKAEIQAIDLEAERAALAKNRFEARQQRLEREKAARSAKHQQAKRSVASSDAGAIAAARERVAARQAEGVSPENHADNSLQAAVQAQHEAEVRVHQADLQAANEPVTRQTLDPRKAAVEAAIARTKAKKAAQAAEASPTEAPQQSAPEDEPRKAAVAAAVARTKAKKAAQAAEASPTEAPQQSAPEDVPRKAAVAAAVARAKAKKAAQAAEASATEAPQQSAPEHDPRKAAVAAAVARAKAKKAAQAAEASATEAPLQPAPEDDPRKAAVAAAVARAKAKKAAQAAEASATEAPLQPAPEDDPRKAAVAAAVARAKAKKAAQAAEASATEAPLQPAPEDDPRKAAIAAAIARAKARKTQQPSMQED from the coding sequence ATGCTTAACCTGCTTAATTTATTCAAAAAAGATCGGCTTTGGGACTTCGACGGTGGAATACATCCCCCGGAGATGAAGACCCAGTCTAACGGCACGCCGCTGCGCCACTTACCGCTACCCGCGCAGTTTGTTCTGCCGCTCAAGCAGCATATCGGTCATGAGGGTGAGATTGGCGTGCGTCCTGGCGACCAGGTGCTGCGCGGCCAGCCGCTCACTTTCGGCACGGGCCGTATGTTGCCCGTTCATGCCCCCACTTCCGGCACGGTAAGCAAAATCGCGCCGCATATGACCGCTCATCCCTCCGCGCTGGCCGAAATGTGCCTGTTTATCCTCCCGGACGGCGAAGATCGCTGGTGTGAAAAACGGCCGCTGGAAGACTACCGCAGCGTAGAGCGTAGTGAGCTGGTGGCGCGCGTGCATCAGGCGGGAGTGGCAGGTCTTGGCGGCGCGGGATTCCCCACCGCCAGCAAGCTGAAAGGCGGTCTGCACGGGGTCAATACGCTGATTATCAACGCCGCGGAATGTGAGCCCTATATCACCGCGGACGATCGTCTGATGCAGGACCATGCGGCAGAGGTGCTGGAAGGCAGCCGTATACTGGCGTGGATTTTACAGGCTGAACGGGTCCTGATCGGCATTGAAGACAATAAGCCGGAGGCTATTGCCGCGCTGAAAAAGGCGCTGGGGAGCGCCACCGACCTGCACATTCGCGTGATCCCAACCAAGTACCCGTCCGGCGGCGCGAAGCAGCTGACTAAAATTCTTACCGGCAAGGAAGTGCCGCACGGCGGCCGTTCTACCGATATCGGCGTGCTGATGCAAAACGTGGGCACCGCTTTTGCGGTGAAGCGTGCCATTATTGATGGCGAACCACTTACCGAGCGCGTGGTCACGCTGACCGGCGAGTCCGTTGCTCAACCCGGCAACGTGTGGGCGCGACTGGGAACCCCAATTAGCCATTTATTGCAACACGCGGGCTTTATCCCCGGCGCGGAGCAAATGGTGGTCATGGGCGGGCCGCTGATGGGCTTTACGCTGCCCACGCTGGATGTTCCGGTCGTCAAGATCACCAACTGCATTCTGGCTCCAGCCGCCAGCGAGATGGGCCAGAATGAGGCTGAACAAGGCTGCATTCGCTGTAGTGCCTGTGCCGATGCCTGCCCTGCCGCCTTACTGCCGCAGCAGCTCTACTGGTACAGCCGCGGTGGCGATCATGATAAGGCACGCGCGCACAATATCGCCGACTGTATTGAGTGCGGTGCCTGTGCTTACGTCTGTCCGAGTAATATTCCACTGGTGCAATATTACCGCCAGGAGAAGGCCGAAATTCAGGCCATCGACCTGGAAGCTGAACGCGCTGCGCTGGCGAAAAACCGCTTTGAGGCGCGCCAGCAGCGGCTGGAGCGCGAGAAGGCCGCGCGTAGTGCGAAGCATCAGCAGGCTAAACGGAGCGTGGCCAGTAGCGATGCCGGGGCGATCGCCGCCGCGCGCGAGCGGGTTGCCGCACGGCAGGCCGAAGGCGTATCGCCTGAAAACCACGCCGATAACTCACTTCAGGCCGCAGTTCAGGCGCAGCATGAGGCGGAGGTACGCGTACATCAGGCAGATCTTCAGGCGGCTAACGAACCGGTTACCCGTCAGACCCTGGATCCGCGCAAGGCCGCCGTGGAAGCGGCGATTGCCCGCACGAAAGCGAAAAAGGCCGCCCAGGCCGCTGAGGCGTCGCCAACTGAGGCTCCGCAGCAGTCCGCGCCAGAAGATGAACCGCGCAAGGCCGCCGTGGCCGCAGCGGTAGCCCGCACGAAAGCGAAAAAGGCCGCTCAGGCCGCTGAGGCGTCGCCAACTGAGGCTCCGCAGCAGTCCGCGCCAGAAGATGTCCCGCGCAAGGCCGCCGTGGCCGCAGCGGTAGCCCGCGCCAAAGCGAAAAAGGCCGCCCAGGCCGCAGAGGCGTCGGCAACTGAGGCTCCGCAGCAGTCCGCGCCAGAACACGACCCGCGCAAGGCCGCCGTGGCCGCAGCGGTAGCCCGCGCCAAAGCGAAAAAAGCCGCCCAGGCCGCAGAGGCGTCGGCAACTGAGGCTCCGCTGCAGCCCGCGCCAGAAGATGACCCGCGCAAGGCCGCCGTGGCCGCAGCGGTAGCCCGCGCCAAAGCGAAAAAAGCCGCCCAGGCCGCAGAGGCGTCGGCAACTGAGGCTCCGCTGCAGCCCGCGCCAGAAGATGACCCGCGCAAGGCCGCCGTGGCCGCAGCGGTAGCCCGCGCCAAAGCGAAAAAAGCCGCCCAGGCCGCAGAGGCGTCGGCAACTGAGGCTCCGCTGCAGCCCGCGCCAGAAGATGATCCACGCAAGGCCGCTATCGCAGCGGCGATTGCCCGTGCCAAAGCGCGTAAAACGCAGCAGCCTTCGATGCAAGAGGATTAA
- the rsxD gene encoding electron transport complex subunit RsxD, whose translation MAFRIASSPYTHNRRSTSRIMLLVLIATLPGIAAQWYYFGWGNIIQVLIASVAALVAEAAILHLRKQPLAETLKDNSALLTALLLGVSIPSLAPWWMVTIGTVFAIIISKQLYGGLGQNPFNPAMVGYVVLVISFPVQMTSWLPPVGLQGITPSFADTLSMIFHLHTLDGHTMQQLQVGIDGISQATPLDHFKTGLRAGHSAEQLLAQPTYSGVIAGIGWQWVNVGFLLGGVFLLFTRCIRWHIPVSFIASLAFFATLGWLLSPQSLVTPMIHLFSGATMLGAFFIATDPVTASTTNKGRLLYGVLIGLLTWLIRSYGGYPDGLAFAVLLANICVPLIDYYTQPRVYGHRKGK comes from the coding sequence ATGGCTTTTCGTATTGCTAGTTCGCCTTACACCCACAACCGCCGCAGCACCAGTCGCATTATGCTGCTGGTGCTGATCGCCACCCTACCCGGCATTGCCGCACAGTGGTACTACTTCGGCTGGGGCAACATTATCCAGGTACTGATTGCGTCTGTTGCCGCTCTCGTCGCGGAGGCGGCCATCCTGCACCTGCGTAAACAACCGCTTGCGGAGACGCTTAAAGACAATTCCGCGCTGCTGACCGCTCTGCTGCTGGGCGTCAGCATTCCTTCACTGGCTCCCTGGTGGATGGTGACCATTGGCACGGTGTTCGCCATTATTATTTCCAAGCAGCTGTATGGCGGTCTCGGGCAAAACCCCTTCAATCCGGCAATGGTTGGTTATGTGGTGCTGGTCATCTCTTTCCCGGTACAAATGACCAGCTGGCTCCCGCCGGTAGGGTTGCAGGGCATCACGCCCAGCTTTGCCGACACGCTGAGCATGATTTTCCACCTGCATACGCTTGATGGCCACACTATGCAGCAGCTCCAGGTGGGAATTGATGGTATCAGCCAGGCCACGCCGCTGGATCATTTCAAAACCGGACTTCGCGCCGGCCACAGCGCAGAGCAACTGCTGGCGCAGCCGACCTATAGCGGCGTGATCGCAGGGATTGGCTGGCAGTGGGTCAATGTTGGCTTTCTGCTGGGCGGCGTCTTCCTGCTGTTCACGCGCTGTATCCGCTGGCACATCCCGGTAAGTTTTATCGCCTCACTGGCCTTCTTTGCCACCCTGGGCTGGCTGTTATCCCCGCAGAGCCTGGTGACACCGATGATCCACCTGTTTTCGGGCGCGACGATGCTGGGGGCCTTCTTTATTGCCACCGATCCGGTGACGGCCTCCACGACCAATAAAGGTCGCCTGCTCTACGGCGTGCTTATTGGCCTGCTGACGTGGCTAATCCGCAGTTACGGCGGCTATCCCGATGGCCTGGCCTTCGCGGTTCTGCTGGCAAATATCTGCGTGCCCTTGATTGATTATTACACGCAGCCGCGCGTATACGGACACCGTAAGGGGAAGTAA
- the rsxG gene encoding electron transport complex subunit RsxG — protein sequence MLDAIRKNGVTLAVFAAITTGLTAVINAVTKPTIEHQTAVQQKILLDQVVPPELYNNRIQDECYSVTDPALGNTNPHHLYLARKDDKPVAVALETTAPDGYSGNIQMIVGASFDGIVYGTRVVEHHETPGLGDKIELRISDWINSFNGKKVNGPSDGHFAVKKDGGDFDQFTGATITPRAVVNAVKRTTLYIETLPGQLSSLPTCGDANE from the coding sequence ATGCTGGATGCTATTCGTAAAAATGGCGTAACGCTGGCCGTATTCGCCGCCATTACCACCGGACTGACGGCAGTGATCAACGCGGTAACCAAGCCGACAATTGAGCATCAGACCGCAGTGCAACAAAAAATTCTGTTGGACCAGGTTGTTCCGCCTGAATTGTACAATAATCGTATTCAGGATGAGTGCTATTCGGTCACTGACCCGGCGCTGGGCAACACTAACCCACATCATCTTTATCTGGCGCGGAAAGATGACAAGCCGGTCGCCGTGGCGCTGGAAACTACCGCTCCCGACGGCTATTCAGGCAATATACAGATGATCGTGGGTGCCAGCTTTGACGGCATCGTTTACGGTACGCGCGTGGTGGAACACCATGAAACGCCCGGTCTGGGCGATAAAATCGAGCTGCGCATTTCCGACTGGATTAACAGTTTCAACGGCAAAAAAGTTAACGGCCCCAGTGACGGCCATTTTGCGGTGAAAAAGGACGGGGGCGATTTCGATCAGTTCACCGGTGCCACTATTACCCCTCGTGCGGTGGTGAATGCGGTGAAACGCACAACGCTGTATATTGAAACCTTACCAGGGCAGCTCTCGTCGCTGCCAACCTGTGGAGATGCCAATGAGTGA
- a CDS encoding electron transport complex subunit E, whose amino-acid sequence MSEAKTLLVGGLWKNNSALVQLLGLCPLLAVTSTATNALGLGLATTLVLTCTNSAISLSRRWVPAEIRIPIYVMIIAAVVSCVQMLINAYAYGLYQSLGIFIPLIVTNCIVVGRAEAVASKSSVPLSALDGMAIGLGATSVMVVLGSIREIIGNGTIFNGADQLLGPWAKAMHIQVVHFDSPMLLAMLPPGAFIGLGMLLAAKYLIDNKMKQRATLKAESQAQGLPEGKTGAL is encoded by the coding sequence ATGAGTGAAGCGAAAACCCTGCTGGTCGGCGGACTGTGGAAGAATAACTCGGCGCTGGTTCAGCTGCTGGGCCTCTGCCCGCTGCTGGCCGTGACCTCAACCGCCACGAATGCCCTTGGCCTCGGGCTGGCCACCACGCTGGTACTGACCTGTACCAACAGCGCCATTTCACTGTCGCGCCGCTGGGTGCCGGCAGAGATCCGTATTCCAATTTACGTGATGATTATCGCGGCGGTGGTGAGCTGCGTGCAGATGCTGATCAACGCCTACGCCTACGGGCTTTATCAGTCCCTGGGGATTTTTATCCCGCTGATCGTCACCAACTGTATTGTGGTTGGACGCGCAGAGGCGGTTGCTTCAAAAAGCAGCGTGCCGCTGTCGGCGCTGGACGGCATGGCCATCGGCCTGGGGGCCACCAGCGTGATGGTGGTCTTAGGCTCAATACGCGAGATTATCGGCAATGGCACCATCTTCAACGGCGCCGATCAGCTGCTCGGGCCCTGGGCCAAGGCGATGCATATTCAGGTTGTGCATTTTGACTCACCGATGCTGCTGGCAATGCTGCCGCCGGGCGCCTTTATTGGCCTGGGAATGCTGCTCGCCGCCAAATACCTCATCGACAACAAGATGAAACAGCGTGCCACCCTGAAAGCCGAGTCACAGGCGCAGGGGCTGCCGGAAGGGAAAACAGGAGCGCTGTGA
- the nth gene encoding endonuclease III: MNKEKRHEILVRLRDDNPHPTTELNFTSPFELLISVLLSAQATDVSVNKATARLYPLANTPAAILALGVDGVKEHIKTIGLFNSKAENVIKTCRMLLELHGGEVPQNREALEALPGVGRKTANVVLNTAFGWPTIAVDTHIFRVCNRTRFAPGKNVEEVEERLLKVVPKAFKVDCHHWFILHGRYTCVARKPRCGSCLIEDLCEFKEKVEI; the protein is encoded by the coding sequence GTGAACAAGGAAAAGCGTCATGAAATTCTGGTGCGGCTGCGCGATGATAATCCGCATCCCACGACAGAACTTAATTTCACCTCACCTTTTGAACTGCTGATTTCGGTGCTGCTCTCGGCGCAGGCCACCGACGTCAGCGTGAATAAAGCCACCGCCAGACTGTATCCGCTCGCCAACACGCCTGCCGCTATCCTGGCGCTGGGAGTGGACGGAGTGAAAGAACACATCAAAACCATTGGCCTGTTTAACAGCAAGGCTGAAAACGTGATCAAAACCTGCCGCATGCTGCTGGAGCTGCACGGTGGCGAGGTGCCGCAGAACCGGGAAGCGCTGGAAGCCCTGCCCGGCGTTGGGCGTAAAACGGCTAATGTGGTGCTGAATACCGCCTTTGGCTGGCCGACGATTGCGGTTGATACCCATATTTTTCGCGTCTGTAACCGTACCCGCTTTGCGCCGGGTAAAAACGTCGAGGAAGTGGAAGAACGGCTGCTTAAGGTTGTGCCAAAGGCGTTTAAGGTCGACTGCCATCACTGGTTTATCCTGCATGGCCGTTACACCTGCGTAGCGCGTAAGCCACGCTGCGGCTCCTGCCTGATCGAGGATCTGTGCGAATTCAAAGAGAAGGTAGAAATTTGA
- the betA gene encoding choline dehydrogenase, protein MQKFDYIIIGAGSAGNVLATRLTEDADVSVLLLEAGGKDHRWDFRTQMPAALAYPLQGKRYNWAFETDPEPHMDNRRMECGRGKGLGGSSLINGMCYIRGNAMDYDNWASKPGLENWSYLNCLPYFRRAEKRDIGENDWHGGEGYLSVTTPKQGNNPLYRAFIDAAQQAGHHETDDLNGYRQDGFGPMDRTVTAEGRRSSTARGYLDVAKQRPNLTIVTHAQTDRILFDGKTATGVTWLRNGKQERAEAKREVLLCAGAINSPQILQRSGVGPEEWLRELDIDVVHALPGVGRNLQDHLEVYMQYGCKKPVSLYPALQWWNQPAIGAEWLFKGTGIGASNQFEAGGFIRSDDRPDWPDLQYHFLPVAINYNGTSPVKQHGFQAHVGPMRSMSRGRIKLTSKHPYAAPSIFFNYMSEERDWVEFRSAVRLTREIMQQPALAEYCGEELQPGSHVQSDEEIDAFIREHAETAYHPCGSCAMGNDEMAVVDAEGRVHGMQRLRVVDASIMPQITTGNLNAPTVMIAEKISDAIRGKAPLPLSTAEYYKI, encoded by the coding sequence ATGCAGAAATTTGACTATATCATTATCGGGGCGGGTTCAGCAGGCAACGTACTGGCGACCCGTCTGACTGAGGATGCTGACGTATCGGTACTGTTACTGGAAGCAGGCGGTAAAGATCACCGCTGGGACTTCCGTACCCAAATGCCAGCCGCTTTGGCTTATCCTCTGCAAGGTAAACGCTACAACTGGGCATTTGAAACCGATCCTGAGCCGCATATGGACAACCGCCGCATGGAGTGTGGTCGTGGTAAAGGTCTGGGCGGATCGTCGCTGATCAACGGCATGTGCTATATCCGTGGTAATGCGATGGACTACGATAACTGGGCAAGCAAGCCGGGGCTGGAAAATTGGTCTTATCTTAACTGCCTGCCCTATTTCAGGCGTGCGGAAAAGCGCGATATCGGTGAAAACGATTGGCACGGTGGCGAAGGCTACCTCAGCGTGACCACGCCGAAACAGGGCAATAATCCCCTGTACCGCGCCTTCATTGACGCGGCCCAGCAGGCAGGACATCATGAAACCGACGATCTGAACGGTTATCGTCAAGACGGTTTTGGTCCGATGGATCGTACCGTCACCGCCGAAGGCCGTCGTTCCAGCACCGCCCGTGGCTACCTCGACGTGGCTAAGCAGCGCCCTAATCTGACCATTGTCACCCATGCGCAGACCGACCGTATTCTGTTTGACGGCAAAACGGCCACCGGCGTGACCTGGCTGCGCAACGGCAAGCAGGAACGGGCCGAAGCGAAGCGTGAAGTGCTGTTGTGCGCCGGCGCCATCAATTCGCCTCAGATCCTGCAACGTTCGGGAGTAGGGCCGGAAGAGTGGCTGCGCGAGCTGGATATTGACGTGGTTCACGCATTGCCAGGCGTGGGTCGCAATTTGCAGGATCACCTGGAAGTGTATATGCAGTACGGCTGTAAAAAGCCGGTCAGCCTCTATCCGGCGTTGCAGTGGTGGAATCAGCCTGCAATCGGTGCCGAGTGGTTGTTCAAAGGCACCGGTATCGGGGCCAGCAACCAGTTTGAAGCCGGCGGATTTATTCGCAGCGACGATCGGCCGGACTGGCCGGACCTGCAGTATCACTTCCTGCCGGTCGCGATTAACTACAATGGCACCAGTCCGGTGAAACAGCATGGCTTCCAGGCTCACGTTGGACCTATGCGCTCGATGAGCCGCGGGCGCATCAAGCTCACCTCAAAGCATCCATATGCCGCACCGTCAATTTTCTTCAACTATATGTCTGAAGAACGCGACTGGGTGGAGTTCCGCAGCGCCGTGCGCCTGACGCGTGAGATCATGCAGCAGCCAGCCCTGGCGGAATACTGTGGTGAAGAGCTGCAGCCGGGTAGCCACGTGCAGAGCGACGAAGAGATCGATGCGTTTATCCGTGAACATGCGGAGACCGCTTACCATCCGTGTGGAAGCTGCGCGATGGGTAACGATGAAATGGCGGTGGTTGATGCCGAGGGGCGGGTACATGGGATGCAGCGGCTGCGTGTGGTCGATGCTTCAATCATGCCGCAGATCACCACGGGTAACCTGAACGCGCCAACGGTGATGATCGCCGAGAAAATCTCCGATGCCATCCGTGGCAAGGCACCGCTGCCTCTGTCCACGGCCGAATACTACAAAATCTAG
- the betB gene encoding betaine-aldehyde dehydrogenase: MQRRGLFINGREVSGNGDIFTTINPANGEVLAEITAASQQDIDAAVASAHAGQRIWRGYTPVERSRVLLKAVALLRERNQQLAELETADTGKPIAETSVVDIVTGADVLEYYAGLAVAVEGESIPLRDSALVYTRREPLGVCAGIGAWNYPIQIALWKSAPALATGNAMIFKPSEVTPLSALELAKIFSEAGLPDGVFNVVQGAGSVGQGLSQHPDIAKVSFTGEVNTGKRVTADAALANLKSVTMELGGKSPLVVFDDADLERAVDGAMAANFFSSGQVCTNGTRVFVQRSLLPAFEKRLQEKMANIHCGDPTDPAVNFGPLVSEGHCQKVVSYLELGQQEGARLLAGGSRMTHGALAKGCYVEPTVFTDCRDDMRIVQEEIFGPVMSILVFDDEEEVIKRANDTHYGLAAGVFTNSLNRAHRVIHQLEAGICWVNTWGESPAPMPVGGYKQSGLGRENGLETLHHYTRTKSILIEMGEFPSAF; this comes from the coding sequence ATGCAACGTCGTGGTCTATTTATTAACGGGCGCGAAGTATCCGGGAATGGAGACATATTCACCACTATCAATCCTGCCAATGGCGAAGTGCTGGCTGAAATTACCGCCGCCAGCCAGCAGGATATTGATGCCGCCGTCGCTTCAGCCCATGCCGGTCAGCGTATCTGGCGCGGCTACACGCCGGTTGAACGTAGTCGTGTATTGCTTAAAGCCGTGGCGCTGCTGCGTGAACGCAATCAGCAGCTGGCAGAGCTGGAAACGGCCGATACCGGTAAGCCGATTGCCGAAACGTCAGTGGTCGACATCGTTACCGGTGCCGATGTGCTTGAGTATTACGCTGGCCTCGCGGTCGCGGTAGAAGGCGAATCCATCCCACTGCGTGACAGCGCGCTGGTTTATACCCGCCGCGAGCCGCTGGGCGTTTGCGCCGGGATTGGTGCCTGGAACTATCCGATTCAGATCGCACTATGGAAGAGCGCTCCGGCGTTGGCCACCGGTAATGCGATGATCTTCAAGCCGAGTGAAGTCACTCCGCTTAGTGCGCTGGAACTGGCAAAAATCTTTAGCGAAGCCGGGCTGCCGGATGGCGTGTTCAACGTTGTGCAGGGTGCCGGCAGCGTGGGTCAGGGCCTGAGTCAGCATCCTGACATCGCCAAAGTCTCCTTTACCGGGGAAGTGAATACCGGTAAGCGCGTGACCGCCGATGCGGCACTGGCTAATCTCAAGTCAGTGACGATGGAGCTAGGCGGCAAGTCGCCGCTGGTGGTGTTTGACGATGCCGACCTTGAACGTGCAGTAGACGGCGCAATGGCGGCGAACTTCTTCAGCAGTGGCCAGGTATGCACTAACGGCACGCGGGTATTCGTACAACGCTCGCTGCTTCCAGCATTTGAGAAGCGCCTGCAGGAGAAAATGGCTAATATTCACTGTGGCGATCCGACCGATCCGGCGGTCAATTTTGGTCCGCTGGTGAGCGAAGGTCACTGTCAGAAAGTGGTCTCTTACCTGGAACTGGGCCAGCAGGAGGGCGCTCGCCTGTTGGCAGGTGGCTCCCGTATGACTCACGGGGCGCTGGCGAAAGGCTGCTACGTAGAGCCAACGGTCTTCACCGACTGCCGTGATGATATGCGTATCGTGCAGGAAGAGATCTTCGGCCCGGTGATGAGCATCCTGGTATTCGATGACGAAGAAGAAGTAATCAAGCGCGCTAATGATACACACTATGGGCTGGCGGCCGGGGTGTTTACTAACTCCCTTAACCGTGCGCACCGCGTTATCCATCAGCTGGAAGCGGGTATTTGCTGGGTGAACACCTGGGGTGAATCACCGGCACCGATGCCGGTTGGCGGCTATAAGCAGTCGGGTCTCGGCCGTGAAAACGGTCTGGAAACGCTGCACCACTATACGCGTACTAAATCAATTCTGATTGAGATGGGCGAGTTTCCGTCCGCATTCTGA
- the betI gene encoding transcriptional regulator BetI gives MPKIGMKAIRQAQLINATLTVIDRVGLANASLALIAKEAGVSTGIVSHYFGDKNGLLEACMMQILSDLYTALRQQRRKAGPGAEDQVRAIIDGNFDVSQIAAPVLKTWLVFWAESLYQPNLNRLQRINDRRLYSNLAAQYRRALPIRQAREAASSMAALLDGLWLRLTLAPQPMEQGLEQARMLCYKNLALWLNSAPTP, from the coding sequence ATGCCAAAGATTGGAATGAAGGCGATTCGACAGGCGCAGCTTATCAACGCTACGCTTACGGTCATTGACCGTGTGGGACTGGCTAATGCCAGTCTGGCACTGATCGCGAAAGAGGCCGGGGTGTCTACCGGCATTGTCAGCCATTACTTCGGCGACAAAAACGGGCTGCTTGAAGCCTGTATGATGCAGATCCTGTCTGACCTCTACACGGCGTTACGCCAGCAGCGTAGGAAGGCCGGGCCGGGCGCTGAAGACCAGGTCAGAGCGATCATTGATGGTAATTTTGATGTCAGTCAGATTGCTGCTCCCGTGCTGAAAACATGGTTGGTGTTCTGGGCCGAGAGCCTTTACCAACCCAATCTTAATCGCCTGCAGCGGATCAACGATCGTCGGCTGTATTCTAATCTGGCGGCACAATATCGGCGCGCCTTACCCATTCGGCAGGCGCGTGAAGCCGCTTCAAGCATGGCGGCATTACTTGACGGGCTGTGGCTGCGCTTGACGCTGGCACCGCAACCAATGGAGCAGGGGCTGGAGCAGGCCCGCATGCTTTGTTATAAAAATCTGGCGCTGTGGTTAAACAGCGCTCCCACCCCCTGA
- the dtpA gene encoding dipeptide/tripeptide permease DtpA: MSTANKHTEAASLNAFKQPRSFYLIFSIELWERFGYYGLQGIMAVYLVKMLGMSEAQSITLFASFSALVYGLVAVGGWLGDKVLGTKRVIVLGTLVLAVGYALVAWSGHDVAMVYVGMATIAVGNGLFKANPSALLSTCYEKDDTRLDGAFTMYYMSINIGSFFSMLATPWLAAKFGWSIAFGLSFVGMLITLVNFMFFRKWVKDHGSKADFAPLNLRKLAATLVGVVVMIALASWLLHNQGIARMVLAAIAAAIVVIFAKEALVLKGAARRKMIVAFLLMVEAIVFFVLYMQMPTSLNFFAIRNVEHNILGIAFEPEQFQALNPFWIMIFSPLLAALYNKLGDRMPMPHKFALGMLLCSAAFLVLPLGASLANQMGIVSVGWLVLSYALQSVGELMISGLGLAMVAQLVPQRLMGFIMGSWFLTTAGAAMVAGKVANLMAVPENITNPLQSLHVYGDVFLKIGITTGIIAVLMVLAAPMLNRMTQDEQPVA, translated from the coding sequence GTGTCTACTGCAAACAAACACACCGAGGCAGCCAGCCTTAATGCTTTTAAGCAACCGCGATCATTTTATCTGATCTTTTCTATCGAGCTATGGGAACGCTTTGGCTATTACGGCCTGCAGGGCATCATGGCGGTGTACCTGGTTAAAATGCTGGGTATGTCCGAAGCACAGTCTATTACGCTGTTCGCGTCATTCAGCGCACTGGTTTATGGTCTGGTTGCCGTAGGCGGCTGGCTGGGCGATAAAGTGCTCGGAACTAAGCGCGTTATCGTGCTGGGTACACTGGTGCTGGCGGTCGGCTATGCGTTAGTGGCATGGTCCGGGCATGATGTTGCGATGGTGTATGTCGGTATGGCCACCATTGCCGTGGGTAACGGCCTGTTTAAAGCTAACCCGTCTGCGCTCCTTTCTACCTGTTATGAGAAAGACGACACGCGTCTTGACGGCGCATTTACCATGTATTACATGTCGATCAATATCGGGTCATTTTTCTCCATGCTGGCCACGCCGTGGCTGGCGGCTAAGTTTGGCTGGAGTATCGCCTTCGGTCTCTCCTTCGTCGGGATGCTGATCACCCTGGTCAACTTTATGTTCTTCCGCAAATGGGTGAAAGATCACGGTTCCAAAGCCGATTTCGCGCCGCTGAATTTGCGTAAACTGGCGGCAACCCTGGTGGGCGTGGTCGTAATGATTGCTCTGGCATCCTGGCTGCTTCACAATCAGGGGATTGCGCGGATGGTGCTGGCCGCCATTGCTGCCGCCATCGTAGTGATCTTCGCCAAAGAGGCGCTGGTACTGAAAGGTGCAGCGCGCCGTAAGATGATCGTGGCTTTTCTGCTGATGGTTGAGGCCATTGTCTTCTTCGTGCTGTATATGCAGATGCCGACCTCACTGAACTTCTTTGCTATTCGCAACGTCGAGCACAACATCCTTGGCATTGCTTTCGAGCCTGAGCAGTTCCAGGCGCTCAACCCCTTCTGGATCATGATTTTCAGCCCACTGCTGGCGGCGCTGTATAACAAGCTGGGTGACCGCATGCCGATGCCACATAAGTTCGCGCTGGGTATGCTGCTCTGCTCTGCCGCATTTCTGGTGTTGCCGCTGGGCGCTTCGCTGGCGAACCAGATGGGTATCGTTTCGGTCGGCTGGCTGGTGCTTAGCTATGCGCTACAGAGCGTGGGAGAGCTCATGATTTCAGGCCTGGGCCTGGCGATGGTCGCTCAACTGGTGCCTCAACGTCTGATGGGCTTTATTATGGGTTCGTGGTTCCTGACAACGGCCGGAGCCGCGATGGTGGCAGGCAAAGTCGCTAACCTGATGGCAGTGCCAGAAAATATTACCAACCCGCTACAGTCGCTGCACGTGTACGGTGACGTCTTCCTGAAGATTGGTATCACTACCGGCATCATCGCCGTACTGATGGTACTGGCAGCCCCGATGCTGAACCGTATGACGCAGGACGAACAGCCCGTGGCCTAG